GAAAATTGCACGGTTATAAATGAAAATAATATGGTATAGAGTATTATTTTTTGTAAAATTTATTGTTTAAATATGATATGGTTGTGTTTTATTCTGTTTATAACGAATATTGATGTGCGTATTTAAGTGCAGGTTCTTGTAGTGAGTATGCTGTTCAGATATACTGCCAATGAAATAATAAACTTAAAAATTCATAAAAGATGAAAAAGATTTTAATTTTAGTAGCCCTGGTTATGTTTTCCGTTACTGGTACTTTCGCTCAGATTCATAAACCCGTTAAATGGACTGTTGCCAGTAAGAAACTTAATAACAAGGAAGCAATTATTTACGTTAAGGCGACTATTCAAAATGGTTGGCATATCTATTCTCAACATGTAAAAGATGGTGGTCCGATCCCAACTTCCTTTAATTTCAGTAAAGCTACGGATTATGCGCTAGTCGGCAATACAGCCGAACCGAAACCCAAGATCAAACATGAAGAGGTTTTCAAAATGGATGTGGGGTATTTCACCAATGAGGTCATCTTCCAACAAAAAGTTTCACTTACTAAAGGAGCTGCGACAGTAAAAGGCACTGTGGAATGGCAAGCTTGTGATGCTTCACAATGTCTACCTCCTGATGAATACGCTTTCGCTATAACGGTAAAATAGCCTAAAACCATTCAAA
The genomic region above belongs to Sphingobacterium zeae and contains:
- a CDS encoding protein-disulfide reductase DsbD domain-containing protein — protein: MKKILILVALVMFSVTGTFAQIHKPVKWTVASKKLNNKEAIIYVKATIQNGWHIYSQHVKDGGPIPTSFNFSKATDYALVGNTAEPKPKIKHEEVFKMDVGYFTNEVIFQQKVSLTKGAATVKGTVEWQACDASQCLPPDEYAFAITVK